A stretch of DNA from Acropora palmata chromosome 12, jaAcrPala1.3, whole genome shotgun sequence:
AAGAGTGGAAAGTACACACTGGGATACAAGTCGACTCTCAAAACATTACGGCAAGGCAAAGCGAAGCTAGTAATTATCTCCAGTAATACCCCCCAGCTTAGGTACTTGTATGATTTATTTGTGAAATAATTACCAATTCATAGTTACCATAAGCATGACGTAAGTGTAAGACCTCAATAAAATATTCCTCACTGAACCGTTTATTCTTCAATCTCTCAATATGGGTAAAGGACAACATCTAATGTCTGCATTTTGTAGGTAGGTTCAAATTTCTCAGCTATCATAAACTGGCAGCATGATCTATTTATGTCTGTGCACTCAACCTCCATTTAGTTATGctgttgttaattattatgattgttgttgttagtactaacattattattattattaagtaaaATGTTGTCAGTgccataaataaatattattattttatgtaCTGTAATTTCTTAGTCTAAGAATGGTTCCCATTCCTTGGTTCTTAGATACTTGAGGAGTTTTTCATTGAATGAAGGGAAATCTTTTCAGAATGTGTACCATATTTATTGGGATGGTCTTTTGCGGTGTGTCAATGTTACTGGCCTCAGGGATCTTTTAGATTCTAAATTCAAGTGTATTCCTTTTGTACCAAGGCCCAATGCATCAACAATATCTGGTACAGTCTCTGTCACCAATTGCCATTTCTTGCAACCTCAATCTCAAGGTCTTAATATTTTAGAGCTTTTCAATGACCTTTGTTGATGTGTTtgtagtgccaattggcatgGTTACATTGATTACAATGGCAGGCCTGTTGACAGACATTTTCCCAATCTGTTTCATGTCCCAGATCACTGTAACTTCTTGGTTTGTGGGAACTACTTTTAGTTTGTGTTCATTCCACCTTTGATACTGTAATGCCAAGATGCCCTTTAGTGGAATTATGCAGCTGCCTTATGTGTGGAAAACCAGATATGATTTGGTCTTCTGTTTCTTTGTGCTTCTTATATACTTTGCACAGGGGTCTGGTGTCATTCTTCATATTTCTGACATAGTAAAACTTAGTAGTAGTGGCTCTGATCCTAAGCTGCAGATATGAGTTCCTCACTCTctgttcttatttttatttgtgttaTCAAACATACCCTGATTTTTTCAGTCGAGGTATGTTACTcttgggttcaaaccattttcttgcGTACTAtcagtgttattgtgttttctttgataTTCTGCTGTATTTGCTGTTGATGCCTAGTCCATCCCTTGACCTTAAGGCTGTCCTAAGTGTGTGATGGCTAATTTGAGTGATAAACCCTCCTTTCGATATGAGCAGTCCCAACGAGGAAACACTTGGATTTCTTGTATCTTGATGCTTCCAGGAATTTAGCTAATGTATTTATCCATCCATTCTTCCCTTATTGTTCTTATCATTGTtctcattgttattattagcaTTAtggtttttttctcatggtcgtCATGTACCCATTCTTGACAGTTCcgttttatattttattcaaAGGAAAAGTGAGATTGAGTATTATGCCATGTTGGCCAAAACTGGAGTCCACCATTACAGTGGTAATAACATTGAACTTGGCACAGCGTGTGGAAAGTTCTTCCGTGTATCAGTCCTTAGTGTGACTGATCCTGGTGATTCAGACATCATTCGGTCCATGCCAGTAGAACAGCCATCCTCCCAACAACAACCTCAGcagcagcaacagcaacagtaACTGTCATCAAAACCAATTATTGCTGTAAAatgtgaattaaaaaaatatttcctctaaaaaaagactttttctttcttttttttttttttcagctggcAAATGATCAATAAGGGTGGTGTAGttattctcggttttcattGGACGTCatgccgccatgttggtgtacagaacaatagcgaaattctattattatgcaaaactttagcagcattttgccattgtttttgtATACCAATATGGCCGTCTAAtaacgtgagtgaaaaccaagaatagtAGGGGTGTTTTGAAGTTAAAAATATGATTTATGTTGGTTGGTAGAAACCCCAGTTCTGAAAAAGCCTGAAATTTCTGGAATGAAATGGGGTGACCATCTATGCTTCTTCAGGCCCTTTCACAACTGTGGTTTGTCATTACTCACATAACAGGGTTCATACATGCCATAGAAAACCTGTGGAGTTATGGAATTTAAATATTTCAGTTTCCAGGCCTAGAAAGTGATGGAATTTATTGGTCATGGAAAGTCATAGAAAATTAATGTGTGGCAcataaataattgttattaagtTAATTATTGCTGGGTATGTGTCCCTGGCCTCTCAAAGCCCTGCTCCATTATAGTCTATTTTGTGGTCAGTTATAGACCCAATCGCTGTCACTTTTGGGAAACCCCAGCCAATGGCACATCTCCATAAGCCTCTGATAATGAAGTCACCCCCTGTCCACAGGGGCTTGATATCCTGAGGGGGTATTGTTCATCTTGTAGCATATACACTTTTTCTTCCTTGTCCTCAACtcctttttttcatcattacTTCCCTCACTTGTAGTTATTGAGCTCTTTATGCTGAATGGACAGAATTCTGAAACTTTGTTAATAGTTCCAGAATGAGGCTccaattttatttgttaatgGTGGAGTTGTAAAAGTTCTCATGGTGTAAAGGCCAAGTAAACATGGAAAGTTTGCATTGTTTTAATagagttaaatgtaatttaacttaAGGATGAGGGGCTGGTATTCTCAATGTGTGGCATCCTCTTGGCATTTGTGAGCATTCAGTGCGGTCTGCTGGCAGGCCTGAACCGTTGTGGCGTTTTCTGGCATTGCATTACTATTTTACTTTGCTCAGTGTATAATGGCTGGTTGCTTGAATCATGGTTAGCGCTAGGCATTGGTTCATGTTGGTTAACACTAACCGTGTTTCAAGCAACTTGGGCCATGGCATTTTCATGTAGCTGGTATTTTCTAGGCTCCCCACCCCTATTCCCCccttttttttacatataGTCTTACTCATTATCTATCCAGTAGGTTCTCCACTGTTCTTCCAGTTCAGTGTAGCAGTGGCTGGGGCAGGGTTTTTCTGACAGGTGGAGTTCGTGGCTGGATTGCAAGTAGGGCAGGCTCTTAAGTGTTCTAGCCACTTGGGTTTGGGCTTAGCATGTTCCAGGGCACCCAACCTGCATATGTGACAAAGGTGTTAAAGATTAACAATAATGACTTTATTGGAAGTTAACCCCTAAGAGAAAAATCATGAAAGCTAAAGATGTCCACAGTGGATCCTTCAGTTGAATTTAGTAAAGGGTGAGTTTTGTCACAAAAATATCTGCACAGTGTAGGATTGCTGAAGTTCCCTCTGTTCCCTACTCAGTGAGAAAGGTACAACTTTTCTTACGATGCAGACCCAACCTTGTTGCCAGGGTCtctctgggaacgaggctgGAGCAGACCCTTCTTTTCCTCCGTCACAACGCGTCCAACAATAACTTattaaaaatgacaacaatatGTGGTAAACTTCTATGCCTGCTGCTCATCAGGAAAAACCCCCTATGAGGGGGAACCGGAACCCTCCCAATTGCAGTAAAGCCAACAttaataacaaataaataaatgggtatttatataccgcacatatcaCATCGTCTCATGGCGGTTCACAATTCTTATTATTTAGTGAGATCGAACGTCAGCTTGTGAAGGAGCCTCTGGCAGCCACTATCAGTTCATATTTGAACTCACTCACCCACCCAACCCATGCATGAAATGTAGAATAGACCACCACACCGGGAactacatgccctactcttttcgataagtgtgtgggttctttaacg
This window harbors:
- the LOC141860029 gene encoding large ribosomal subunit protein eL30-like — encoded protein: MVSSKKQKKALESINSRLALVMKSGKYTLGYKSTLKTLRQGKAKLVIISSNTPQLRKSEIEYYAMLAKTGVHHYSGNNIELGTACGKFFRVSVLSVTDPGDSDIIRSMPVEQPSSQQQPQQQQQQQ